Genomic segment of Pseudomonas sp. DY-1:
ACTACTTCGCCAACGGCGGCGACCTGACGCCGGAAGAGTTCGGCCTGCGTGCCGCGCGTCAGCTGGAGGAGAAAATCCTCGAGCTGGGCGCCGACAAGGTGGCCGCTTTCGTCGCCGAACCCTTCCAGGGTGCGGGTGGCATGATCTTCCCGCCGGAAACCTACTGGCCGGAAATCCAGCGCATCTGCCGCAAGTACGACGTGCTGCTGTGCGCCGATGAAGTGATCGGTGGCTTTGGCCGCACCGGCGAGTGGTTCGCCCACCAGCACTTCGGCTTCGAGCCGGACACCCTGTCCATCGCCAAGGGCCTGACCTCCGGCTACATCCCCATGGGCGGCCTGATCCTCAGCAAACGCATGGCCGAGGTCCTGGTGGAGCAGGGCGGTGTGTTCGCCCACGGCCTGACCTACTCAGGGCATCCGGTGGCGGCGGCGGTGGCCATCGCCAACCTCAAGGCGCTGCGTGATGAAGGCGTGGTCGCCCAGGTGAAGGCTGACACCGGCCCGTACCTGCAACAGTGCCTGCGCGAAGTGTTCGGCAACCACCCGCTGGTGGGGGATATCCAGGGCGCCGGTCTGGTTGCTGCCCTGCAGTTCGCCGAAGACAAGGCCACTCGCAAGCGCTTCGCCAATGAGAACGACATCGCCTGGCGCTGCCGCACCATTGGCTTCGAGGAAGGGCTGATCATCCGCTCCACCCTCGGCCGCATGATTATGGCGCCGGCCCTCGTGGCCACTCGCAGCGAGATCGACGAGCTGGTGAGCAAGACGAAAATCGCGGTGGAT
This window contains:
- a CDS encoding aspartate aminotransferase family protein translates to MNAQFQAQRETRDYQAADAAHHIHAFLDQKALNAEGPRVIVGGERLHLWDNDGKRYLDGMSGLWCTNLGYGRKDLTAAATRQLEQLPYYNMFFHTTHPAVVELSELLFSLLPGHYSHAIYTNSGSEANEVLIRTVRRYWQILGKPEKKIMIGRWNGYHGSTLGATALGGMKFMHEMGGMLPDIAHIDEPYYFANGGDLTPEEFGLRAARQLEEKILELGADKVAAFVAEPFQGAGGMIFPPETYWPEIQRICRKYDVLLCADEVIGGFGRTGEWFAHQHFGFEPDTLSIAKGLTSGYIPMGGLILSKRMAEVLVEQGGVFAHGLTYSGHPVAAAVAIANLKALRDEGVVAQVKADTGPYLQQCLREVFGNHPLVGDIQGAGLVAALQFAEDKATRKRFANENDIAWRCRTIGFEEGLIIRSTLGRMIMAPALVATRSEIDELVSKTKIAVDRTAQELGRL